A single genomic interval of Hevea brasiliensis isolate MT/VB/25A 57/8 chromosome 4, ASM3005281v1, whole genome shotgun sequence harbors:
- the LOC110670040 gene encoding uncharacterized protein LOC110670040 isoform X2: MEKDYLKSNDNVNTNNTHKIGGDGLLRVVSETTKQTTSNFVLQWGSRKRLRCMKVQVKNDSNAPVHRTTVRVDRRVVRADKEASNQTSTTKNTNQSNGYLNLQHRPSSPAPPPPQRVLRNSENSSAMRGQSNGGVRGLASPDRVAQDKRGCTTNHHNANQENNNKSGASSETAHDSKKGGSSSGSGEAAPPVWPPKFVIALTNKEKEEDFIAFKGSKLPQRPKKRAKFIQRTLNLVSPGAWLCDLTLERYEVREKKISKK; encoded by the exons atGGAAAAGGACTACTTGAAAAGCAATGATAATGTTAACACCAATAATACCCACAAAATCGGAGGCGATGGGTTGTTAAGAGTCGTTTCGGAGACCACCAAGCAAACGACGTCGAATTTTGTTCTGCAGTGGGGTAGCCGGAAGCGCCTCAGGTGCATGAAGGTCCAGGTGAAGAACGATTCCAACGCCCCGGTCCATCGAACCACTGTTCGTGTCGACCGCAGGGTCGTGAGAGCCGACAAAGAGGCTTCTAATCAAACAAGTACCACCAAAAATACTAATCAAAGCAATGGATATTTGAATCTCCAGCACCGTCCTTCCTCACCAGCTCCACCGCCACCCCAGCGTGTTCTCAG GAATTCTGAGAATTCAAGTGCCATGAGAGGCCAGAGTAACGGTGGTGTGAGAGGCCTTGCTTCACCTGACAGGGTTGCACAGGACAAAAGAGGCTGCACCACCAACCACCACAACGCCAACCAGGAGAATAATAACAAATCAGGGGCATCTTCCGAGACAGCGCATGATAGCAAGAAAGGAGGATCGTCTTCAGGGAGCGGAGAGGCCGCACCACCTGTTTGGCCACCTAAGTTTGTGATTGCTTTAACTAACAAAGAGAAAGAGGAAGATTTCATTGCCTTTAAGGGTTCAAAGCTGCCTCAGAGACCCAAGAAGAGGGCCAAGTTTATTCAACGCACTCTCAAT CTTGTAAGTCCAGGGGCATGGCTATGTGATCTAACGCTAGAACGGTACGAAGTCAGAGAGAAGAAAATCTCCAAGAAG TAG
- the LOC110670040 gene encoding uncharacterized protein LOC110670040 isoform X1, with the protein MEKDYLKSNDNVNTNNTHKIGGDGLLRVVSETTKQTTSNFVLQWGSRKRLRCMKVQVKNDSNAPVHRTTVRVDRRVVRADKEASNQTSTTKNTNQSNGYLNLQHRPSSPAPPPPQRVLRNSENSSAMRGQSNGGVRGLASPDRVAQDKRGCTTNHHNANQENNNKSGASSETAHDSKKGGSSSGSGEAAPPVWPPKFVIALTNKEKEEDFIAFKGSKLPQRPKKRAKFIQRTLNLVSPGAWLCDLTLERYEVREKKISKKRPRGLKAMGNMDSDSE; encoded by the exons atGGAAAAGGACTACTTGAAAAGCAATGATAATGTTAACACCAATAATACCCACAAAATCGGAGGCGATGGGTTGTTAAGAGTCGTTTCGGAGACCACCAAGCAAACGACGTCGAATTTTGTTCTGCAGTGGGGTAGCCGGAAGCGCCTCAGGTGCATGAAGGTCCAGGTGAAGAACGATTCCAACGCCCCGGTCCATCGAACCACTGTTCGTGTCGACCGCAGGGTCGTGAGAGCCGACAAAGAGGCTTCTAATCAAACAAGTACCACCAAAAATACTAATCAAAGCAATGGATATTTGAATCTCCAGCACCGTCCTTCCTCACCAGCTCCACCGCCACCCCAGCGTGTTCTCAG GAATTCTGAGAATTCAAGTGCCATGAGAGGCCAGAGTAACGGTGGTGTGAGAGGCCTTGCTTCACCTGACAGGGTTGCACAGGACAAAAGAGGCTGCACCACCAACCACCACAACGCCAACCAGGAGAATAATAACAAATCAGGGGCATCTTCCGAGACAGCGCATGATAGCAAGAAAGGAGGATCGTCTTCAGGGAGCGGAGAGGCCGCACCACCTGTTTGGCCACCTAAGTTTGTGATTGCTTTAACTAACAAAGAGAAAGAGGAAGATTTCATTGCCTTTAAGGGTTCAAAGCTGCCTCAGAGACCCAAGAAGAGGGCCAAGTTTATTCAACGCACTCTCAAT CTTGTAAGTCCAGGGGCATGGCTATGTGATCTAACGCTAGAACGGTACGAAGTCAGAGAGAAGAAAATCTCCAAGAAG AGACCAAGAGGGTTGAAAGCTATGGGCAATATGGACTCTGACTCTGAGTGA